One Amycolatopsis thermophila DNA segment encodes these proteins:
- a CDS encoding lipase family alpha/beta hydrolase produces MARSLFALLVLVGSILVPTSAAAADGPPLSVPEAALEASLHCPGDLAGAGHNPVLLVAGTTLTPDVFAWNYEPELTALGRPFCTVALPDNGMADIQVAAEYVVHAIRAVSAAAGRDVDIVGHSQGGMIPRWALKYWPDTRARVGDVIGLAPSNHGTVVAQAVCLPGCAPAFWQQRAGSAFLTALNSGAETWAGIDYTNVYTVLDEVVAPNLNDHGSSSLHTGQGRISNVGLQEVCPAHVADHLTTGTTDGVAFALVVDALTHDGPADPARLPADVCTRLLMPGVDPVFLAVNEAQMASVVATQVALYPHVAAEPPLAAYAR; encoded by the coding sequence ATGGCGCGATCACTGTTCGCCCTGCTGGTTCTCGTGGGCTCGATCCTGGTGCCCACCTCCGCCGCCGCCGCGGACGGGCCACCACTGAGCGTGCCCGAGGCCGCGCTCGAGGCGTCGTTGCACTGTCCGGGTGACCTGGCCGGGGCCGGCCACAACCCGGTCCTGCTGGTGGCCGGCACGACGCTGACGCCGGACGTCTTCGCCTGGAACTACGAACCCGAGCTGACCGCCCTGGGCCGGCCCTTCTGCACGGTCGCCCTGCCGGACAACGGGATGGCCGACATCCAGGTCGCCGCCGAGTACGTCGTGCACGCGATCCGCGCGGTCAGCGCCGCGGCCGGGCGGGACGTGGACATCGTCGGGCACAGCCAGGGCGGCATGATCCCGCGCTGGGCGCTCAAGTACTGGCCGGACACCCGCGCCCGGGTCGGCGACGTGATCGGGCTGGCGCCGTCGAACCACGGGACCGTCGTGGCGCAGGCGGTGTGCCTGCCCGGGTGCGCGCCCGCGTTCTGGCAGCAGCGCGCGGGATCGGCGTTCCTGACGGCGCTGAACAGCGGCGCGGAGACGTGGGCGGGCATCGACTACACGAACGTCTACACCGTCCTGGACGAGGTGGTCGCGCCGAACCTGAACGACCACGGCAGCTCGTCGTTGCACACCGGGCAGGGCCGGATCAGCAACGTCGGCCTGCAGGAGGTGTGCCCCGCGCACGTCGCCGACCACCTGACCACGGGCACCACCGACGGCGTGGCGTTCGCGCTGGTGGTGGACGCGCTCACGCACGACGGCCCGGCCGATCCCGCGCGGCTGCCCGCGGACGTCTGCACGCGCCTGCTGATGCCCGGCGTGGACCCGGTGTTCCTCGCCGTGAACGAAGCTCAGATGGCGAGCGTGGTGGCCACCCAGGTCGCGCTGTACCCCCATGTGGCGGCGGAGCCTCCGCTGGCGGCATACGCCCGCTAG
- a CDS encoding hemerythrin domain-containing protein, whose protein sequence is MSTDNKDVIALLEEQHQEIRRLFGVVEVAKGDERRDAFRELVRLLSVHETAEEELVHPEVRRHEGGEPIVEARVGEEHRAKELLSTLDDMGPEAEGFDTLLIQLRDDVLAHATHEEREEFPVLRRACDPERLEAMADTVRAAEAVAPTRPHPGTESAAKNLLLGPPAALMDRARDAIRSVLKR, encoded by the coding sequence GTGTCGACGGACAACAAGGACGTCATCGCGCTGCTGGAGGAGCAGCACCAGGAGATCCGCCGACTGTTCGGCGTGGTCGAAGTGGCCAAGGGCGACGAGCGCCGGGACGCCTTCCGCGAGCTGGTGCGCCTGCTGTCGGTGCACGAGACCGCCGAGGAGGAGCTGGTGCACCCCGAGGTGCGGCGCCACGAGGGCGGCGAACCGATCGTCGAGGCGCGCGTCGGCGAGGAGCACCGCGCCAAGGAACTGCTGTCCACACTGGACGACATGGGGCCGGAGGCGGAGGGCTTCGACACGCTGCTGATCCAGCTCCGGGACGACGTGCTGGCCCACGCCACGCACGAGGAGCGCGAGGAGTTCCCGGTGCTGCGCCGGGCCTGCGACCCCGAGCGCCTGGAGGCCATGGCCGACACAGTGCGGGCGGCCGAGGCCGTCGCCCCGACCCGCCCGCACCCGGGAACGGAGAGCGCCGCGAAGAACCTGCTGCTCGGCCCGCCGGCCGCACTCATGGACCGGGCCCGCGACGCCATCCGAAGCGTGTTGAAGAGGTAG
- the sigJ gene encoding RNA polymerase sigma factor SigJ, translating to MTEPDDGLTAIMSERRQLINLAYRLLGSLAEAEDVVQETYARWCAMPREEQDTIASPGAWLTRVAGRLCLNVLSSARARRETYVGEWIPEPVPDSSEWRPADPAERVTLDESVSMAFLVVLDSMTPAERVAFILHDVFRYSFAEIAEIVGRTPAACRQLASSGRRRVREAQAPPTPVSRQARIVRDFKRAWEAHDLDALLGLLAPDATAISDGGGLVNTVLHPVEGAERILSALVRLAHRFRGYTLLERTVNGQPGLVAQEDGVTVSVYAFGIADEKIQRIWAVRNPEKLRAWTAS from the coding sequence ATGACCGAACCGGACGACGGCCTGACCGCGATCATGAGCGAGCGGCGTCAGCTGATCAACCTGGCGTACCGTCTCCTCGGCTCACTCGCCGAGGCCGAGGACGTGGTCCAGGAGACCTACGCCCGCTGGTGCGCCATGCCCCGCGAGGAGCAGGACACCATCGCCTCCCCCGGCGCCTGGCTGACCAGGGTCGCCGGCCGCCTCTGCCTCAACGTGCTGTCCTCGGCTCGCGCCCGGCGCGAAACCTACGTGGGCGAATGGATCCCGGAGCCGGTGCCGGACAGTTCCGAATGGCGCCCGGCCGACCCAGCCGAGCGGGTCACCCTCGACGAGTCGGTCAGCATGGCCTTCCTCGTGGTGCTCGACTCGATGACCCCGGCCGAGCGCGTCGCGTTCATCCTGCACGACGTGTTCCGCTACTCCTTCGCCGAAATCGCCGAGATCGTGGGCCGCACCCCGGCCGCGTGCCGCCAGCTGGCCTCATCCGGGCGCCGCCGCGTCCGCGAGGCGCAGGCTCCCCCCACACCGGTCTCGCGGCAGGCCCGGATCGTCCGCGACTTCAAACGAGCGTGGGAAGCACACGACCTCGATGCCCTCCTCGGCCTGCTGGCCCCCGACGCCACGGCGATCAGCGACGGCGGCGGCCTGGTCAACACGGTGCTCCACCCGGTCGAAGGCGCCGAACGGATCCTGAGCGCCCTGGTTCGCCTCGCCCACCGGTTCCGCGGGTACACGCTGCTGGAGCGCACGGTCAACGGCCAGCCGGGCCTGGTCGCCCAGGAGGACGGTGTCACCGTGTCCGTGTACGCGTTCGGGATCGCGGACGAGAAGATCCAGCGCATCTGGGCGGTGCGCAACCCGGAGAAGTTGCGCGCGTGGACGGCGAGCTGA
- a CDS encoding acyltransferase family protein, with translation MAGDNAAERTQEMRPARYAKSETGFAWLRLIGASMVVVEHSFPIVNPERLTILPASWDLSPGYFALMGFFTMSGYQITDSWVRDASWWRYVAKRVLRIWPPLLVVVMFTAFVIGPLVTVLDAAEYWKDTATWGYVVHNAALYPLQHLLPGVFAENPYPWSANGSLWTLPMETTGYALVLVAGLAGLLTRARVGLFAVLAAMVVLDGVLGATYTFQGRGGSLLSVPVGAMVAFGVAFVIGMVLHRYHEVVPLSRGAAYSLVLLYLVVNFVPFLQPAARFVLPFAAGYGAVVWAHHWPRRLARYDKWVYGSYGMYIWAMPVQQLIVYAGVRNSYVLMAMALPLAYACGLLSWQLVEIPTQRLRIYLRPRKKPVRNVRPRDSVSGRGAHRRERTGV, from the coding sequence GTGGCGGGGGACAACGCGGCGGAGCGCACGCAGGAGATGCGCCCGGCGCGCTACGCCAAGTCCGAAACCGGGTTCGCCTGGTTGCGGCTCATCGGCGCGAGCATGGTCGTGGTGGAACACTCGTTCCCGATCGTCAACCCGGAGCGGCTGACGATCCTGCCCGCGAGCTGGGACCTGTCCCCCGGCTACTTCGCGCTCATGGGGTTCTTCACCATGAGCGGCTACCAGATCACCGACAGCTGGGTCCGGGACGCGTCGTGGTGGCGCTACGTCGCCAAGCGGGTGCTGCGGATCTGGCCGCCGCTGCTCGTGGTCGTCATGTTCACCGCGTTCGTGATCGGTCCACTGGTCACGGTGCTCGATGCCGCGGAGTACTGGAAGGACACCGCGACCTGGGGCTACGTGGTGCACAACGCCGCGCTGTACCCGTTGCAGCACCTGCTTCCCGGAGTGTTCGCGGAGAACCCGTACCCGTGGTCGGCGAATGGCTCACTGTGGACACTGCCGATGGAGACCACGGGGTACGCGCTGGTCCTGGTCGCCGGGCTGGCCGGGTTGCTCACCCGCGCGCGCGTGGGCCTGTTCGCGGTGCTGGCCGCGATGGTCGTGCTCGACGGTGTCCTCGGCGCCACTTACACGTTCCAGGGCCGCGGCGGTTCCCTGCTGTCCGTGCCGGTCGGCGCGATGGTCGCGTTCGGAGTGGCGTTCGTGATCGGTATGGTGCTGCACCGCTACCACGAGGTGGTCCCGCTGTCGCGCGGCGCCGCGTACTCGCTGGTGCTGCTGTACCTGGTGGTCAACTTCGTGCCGTTCCTGCAGCCGGCCGCGCGGTTCGTGCTGCCGTTCGCGGCCGGGTACGGCGCGGTGGTGTGGGCGCACCACTGGCCGCGCCGCCTGGCGCGGTACGACAAGTGGGTCTACGGCAGCTACGGCATGTACATCTGGGCGATGCCGGTGCAGCAACTCATCGTGTACGCCGGCGTGCGCAACTCGTACGTGCTGATGGCGATGGCGCTGCCGCTGGCGTACGCGTGCGGGCTGCTGTCCTGGCAGCTGGTGGAGATCCCGACGCAACGGCTGCGTATTTACTTGCGGCCACGAAAGAAACCGGTTCGTAACGTTCGTCCGCGCGATTCCGTCTCCGGAAGGGGGGCACATCGTCGTGAAAGGACGGGCGTATGA
- a CDS encoding NAD(P)/FAD-dependent oxidoreductase yields the protein MNTTHKVIVIGGGYAGTLAANRLRLRGDIDVTLVNSRPAFVDRIRLHQFVAGTGEATVDFGAMLHDGVHLVVGTATHIDTTARTVLLASGRELDYDYLIYAVGSTAAAPSVPGAAECAVPIAELEPARRLRDELDALPREAPVTVVGGGLTGIETAAELAERGRRVTLVCGGPAAPALSTGSRRYITKWLSRHGVAVLESVKVAEVRPDAVVFADGTVRASALTIWSAGFAAPELAAASGLRTDDLGRLLTDETLTSVDDDRIVAAGDSAAPSGLPLRMSCQVAGPLGAQAADTVLSRIAGSEPPVLDVALVGSCVSLGRHAAVRQFARKDDTALNIHVGGRLGAAYKELACKLGVAKIRREARKPGSLRWVKGGRQVTGRVSAAVRSSPGE from the coding sequence ATGAACACGACTCACAAGGTGATCGTCATCGGCGGCGGGTACGCCGGCACGCTCGCGGCCAACCGCCTGCGCCTGCGCGGCGACATCGACGTCACGTTGGTCAACTCCCGTCCGGCGTTCGTCGACCGGATCCGGCTGCACCAGTTCGTCGCCGGCACCGGTGAGGCCACAGTGGATTTCGGCGCGATGCTGCACGATGGCGTCCACCTGGTCGTGGGCACCGCCACCCACATCGACACCACTGCCCGCACGGTGCTGCTGGCCTCGGGCCGCGAGCTGGACTACGACTACCTGATCTACGCGGTCGGCAGTACCGCGGCGGCGCCGTCGGTGCCCGGCGCGGCCGAGTGCGCCGTCCCGATCGCGGAACTGGAGCCGGCGCGGCGACTGCGTGACGAGCTCGACGCGCTGCCTCGCGAAGCGCCGGTCACGGTGGTCGGCGGCGGGCTGACCGGCATCGAGACCGCCGCCGAGCTGGCCGAACGCGGACGCCGGGTCACCCTGGTGTGCGGCGGGCCGGCGGCGCCCGCGTTGAGCACCGGCAGCCGCCGGTACATCACCAAGTGGCTGTCCCGGCACGGGGTCGCGGTGCTCGAGTCCGTCAAGGTGGCCGAAGTCCGGCCGGACGCGGTCGTCTTCGCCGACGGGACGGTGCGGGCGAGCGCGCTGACCATCTGGAGCGCGGGTTTCGCGGCGCCGGAGCTGGCGGCAGCGAGCGGGCTGCGCACCGACGACCTCGGCCGTCTGCTCACCGACGAGACGCTGACCAGCGTCGACGACGACCGCATCGTGGCGGCCGGCGACTCCGCCGCGCCGTCGGGTCTGCCGCTGCGGATGAGCTGCCAGGTCGCCGGGCCGCTCGGGGCGCAGGCCGCCGACACCGTGCTGAGCCGCATCGCCGGGAGCGAACCGCCGGTGCTGGATGTGGCGCTGGTGGGGTCGTGCGTCAGCCTCGGCAGGCACGCGGCCGTGCGGCAGTTCGCCCGCAAGGACGACACCGCGCTCAACATCCACGTCGGCGGCCGGCTCGGCGCGGCGTACAAGGAGCTGGCGTGCAAGCTCGGTGTGGCGAAGATCCGCCGCGAGGCCCGCAAGCCCGGTTCCCTGAGGTGGGTGAAGGGCGGACGGCAGGTCACCGGGCGAGTGAGCGCAGCAGTGCGTTCGTCACCGGGCGAGTGA
- a CDS encoding ScyD/ScyE family protein, whose translation MRTSRILLTAATALAVTLVPLSAEAGGTVSTVAGGLQSPRGLAFSPDGALYVAESGRGGDAPCLTGPEGDEVCFGTSGGVSRIDHGRATRVLTGLPSIAGRDGSQAIGPSDVSFLGKGNMYVTVGLGADPAMRAALPPAGQLMGWLLRNGKPVADIAGYEATANPDRGQPDSNPNSVLALPGGRVVVDAGGNSLLWVPEHGRIQTIAVFPTRTATAPDGSQVPMQSVPTSVALGPDGALYVGELTGFPFPQGAARVYRVVPGKAPQVYAEGFTNVIDIGFTNGKLYVLEIAHNGLLSGNPAGALIQVDRNGGKRIVTQQLTMPGGLALRDGKAYVSNCAACPNPPNGGSGSVVRIGL comes from the coding sequence ATGAGAACTTCCCGAATCCTGCTGACGGCCGCCACTGCTCTCGCGGTGACGCTGGTTCCGCTGAGCGCGGAGGCCGGCGGCACGGTGTCCACAGTGGCCGGCGGCCTGCAGAGCCCACGCGGCCTGGCGTTTTCCCCGGACGGCGCGCTCTACGTCGCGGAGTCCGGACGAGGTGGTGACGCCCCGTGCCTGACGGGGCCCGAGGGTGACGAGGTCTGCTTCGGCACCTCCGGCGGCGTCAGCCGGATCGACCACGGGCGCGCCACGCGCGTGCTGACCGGGCTGCCGTCGATCGCCGGCCGGGACGGCTCGCAGGCGATCGGCCCGTCGGACGTCTCGTTCCTCGGCAAGGGGAACATGTACGTCACCGTGGGTCTGGGGGCGGACCCCGCGATGCGGGCCGCCCTGCCGCCGGCCGGTCAGCTGATGGGCTGGCTGCTGCGCAACGGCAAACCGGTGGCCGACATCGCCGGTTACGAGGCGACCGCGAACCCCGACCGCGGCCAGCCCGACAGCAACCCGAACTCGGTCCTGGCCCTGCCCGGCGGCCGCGTGGTCGTCGACGCCGGCGGCAACTCGCTGCTGTGGGTGCCCGAACACGGCAGGATCCAGACCATCGCGGTCTTCCCGACCCGGACGGCGACCGCGCCGGACGGTTCCCAGGTGCCGATGCAGTCCGTGCCGACCTCGGTCGCGCTCGGCCCGGACGGCGCGCTGTACGTCGGTGAGCTGACCGGGTTCCCGTTCCCGCAGGGCGCGGCGCGGGTGTACCGGGTGGTGCCCGGCAAGGCGCCGCAGGTGTACGCGGAGGGCTTCACCAACGTCATCGACATCGGCTTCACGAACGGGAAGCTGTACGTGCTGGAGATCGCGCACAACGGCCTGCTCAGCGGCAACCCGGCCGGCGCGCTCATCCAGGTCGACCGCAACGGCGGGAAGCGGATCGTCACCCAGCAGCTGACGATGCCCGGTGGCCTCGCCCTGCGGGACGGCAAGGCGTACGTGTCCAACTGCGCCGCGTGCCCGAACCCGCCGAACGGTGGCAGCGGCAGCGTGGTGCGGATCGGTCTGTAG
- a CDS encoding helix-turn-helix domain-containing protein → MIGVDDDVLRLLDLLAGGASSEQLAHAGAAHPKATELALRIHATLTARRRREAELTALFDTASDLARLRGPDAVLRSIVRRARTLLGADVSYLSLNDASAGRTYMRVTDGCVSALFKEVILGMGEGLGGLVAQSARPYATPDYFRDERFLHTGPIDDAVRDEGLAAILGVPLSLGGTVIGVLYASDRTPRDFTPDEVALLSSLADHAVIALDNARLLDEISSHSEAMHRAEEAHDRLMDLVLRGGDVPEVAAAVADVLHGSIGVFDAAGEELAHAGTAPPAPDPEVVAVSRGTGRSVASRGSLVCAVQAGPELLGSIVLAGQAELLDADRRLFERAAVVTALLLLLRRSVAKAEEEVRGELLTDLLTAPERNPGALLARAERLGVDLAEPHAVLVAHAESVSRARLAVAAARHAVLAGIHAEEVVLLVRGDPDAVAPRIAEALTAATDTPVTVGAAGPARGPAGIAAAHAEAVRCLRALLSLGRSGEGASAAGLGFLGVLLGDRDDLPGFVRRTLGPVLDYDERRGTDLTGTLRAYFAAGGNLTRAKEALHVHVNTVVQRLDRVATLLGDDWHEPGRALEIQLALRVHSLHA, encoded by the coding sequence ATGATCGGCGTGGACGACGACGTGCTCCGGCTGCTCGACCTGCTCGCCGGCGGGGCGAGCAGCGAGCAGCTGGCGCACGCCGGCGCCGCGCACCCCAAGGCCACCGAGCTGGCGCTGCGCATCCACGCCACCCTGACCGCGCGCCGGCGCCGTGAGGCCGAGCTGACGGCCTTGTTCGACACGGCCAGCGACCTGGCCCGCCTGCGCGGTCCGGACGCCGTGCTGCGGTCGATCGTGCGGCGGGCCCGCACGCTGCTCGGCGCGGACGTGTCCTACCTGAGCCTCAACGACGCATCCGCCGGCCGCACCTACATGCGCGTCACCGACGGTTGCGTGTCCGCCCTGTTCAAGGAGGTCATCCTGGGCATGGGCGAGGGGCTCGGCGGGCTGGTGGCGCAGAGCGCGCGCCCGTACGCGACCCCGGACTACTTCCGCGACGAGCGGTTCCTGCACACCGGGCCGATCGACGACGCGGTGCGCGACGAGGGGCTGGCCGCGATCCTCGGTGTCCCGCTGTCCCTGGGCGGCACGGTGATCGGGGTGCTCTACGCCTCCGACCGCACGCCCCGCGACTTCACCCCCGACGAGGTCGCGCTGCTCTCGTCGCTGGCCGACCACGCGGTCATCGCGCTCGACAACGCCCGCCTGCTCGACGAGATCAGCTCGCACTCCGAGGCGATGCACCGCGCCGAGGAGGCGCATGACCGGCTCATGGACCTCGTGCTGCGCGGCGGGGACGTGCCGGAGGTGGCCGCCGCGGTGGCCGACGTCCTGCACGGCTCGATCGGGGTGTTCGACGCGGCGGGCGAGGAGCTGGCGCACGCCGGCACGGCACCGCCCGCCCCGGACCCCGAGGTGGTCGCGGTGTCGCGCGGCACCGGCCGGTCCGTGGCCAGCCGCGGGTCGCTGGTGTGCGCGGTGCAGGCCGGGCCGGAGCTGCTCGGCAGCATCGTCCTGGCCGGGCAGGCCGAGTTGCTCGACGCCGACCGCCGGCTGTTCGAGCGGGCGGCGGTGGTCACGGCGTTGTTGCTGTTGTTGCGGCGGTCGGTGGCCAAGGCCGAGGAGGAGGTCCGCGGCGAGCTGCTGACGGACCTGCTGACGGCGCCGGAGCGCAACCCGGGCGCGTTGCTCGCGCGGGCCGAACGGCTGGGCGTGGACCTGGCCGAGCCGCACGCGGTGCTCGTGGCGCACGCTGAATCGGTGTCCCGCGCGCGGCTGGCGGTAGCGGCGGCGCGGCACGCGGTGCTGGCCGGGATCCACGCGGAGGAGGTCGTGCTGCTGGTCCGCGGCGATCCGGATGCGGTGGCTCCGCGGATCGCGGAAGCGCTGACCGCCGCGACGGACACGCCGGTGACGGTCGGTGCGGCGGGCCCGGCCCGTGGCCCGGCCGGGATCGCCGCGGCGCACGCCGAGGCGGTCCGGTGCCTGCGGGCGTTGCTTTCGCTGGGCCGCTCGGGTGAGGGCGCCTCCGCGGCGGGGCTGGGGTTCCTGGGCGTGCTGCTCGGCGACCGCGATGATCTGCCCGGTTTCGTGCGTCGCACGCTCGGGCCGGTGCTGGACTACGACGAGCGGCGCGGCACGGACCTGACGGGCACGCTACGGGCCTACTTCGCGGCGGGCGGCAACCTGACGCGCGCGAAGGAGGCGTTGCACGTGCACGTCAACACGGTGGTGCAGCGGCTCGACCGGGTGGCGACGTTGCTGGGGGACGACTGGCACGAGCCGGGGCGGGCGCTGGAGATCCAGCTCGCGCTGCGGGTGCACTCGCTGCACGCTTGA
- a CDS encoding MFS transporter: protein MPRSEKRSIAKVVGASLVGTTIEWYDFFLYGSAAALVFNKLFFPGSDPLTGTLLSFATYAIGFLARPLGGLVFGHFGDRVGRKKLLVFSLLLMGGSTCAMGLLPTYATVGVAAPLLLTALRLIQGFALGGEWGGAVLIVSEHGDDRRRGFWASWPQCGAPGGNLLATAVLAVLAAVQSDATFTAWGWRIPFLLSGVLVVIGLWIRLTVTESPVFLAAQEKARQRGEQHRAPALEVFRDAWRRVLITIGARMAENVSYYVLTAFILVYVTGPLGLSKSAGLNAVLIGSAIHFVTIPLWGALSDRIGRRPVYLFGTVAMAGWAFAFFALMDTRSPAMIVLAATIGLVLHGAMYGPQAAFFAEQFPTRVRYTGLSVGGQLSSIAAGALAPIVAVALFKEFGGTSAVSLYVVAMCVITLIAVSSAKETAGTSLRDEEPAAAAEPATR, encoded by the coding sequence ATGCCCCGCAGCGAAAAGCGCTCGATCGCGAAAGTGGTCGGCGCGAGTCTCGTCGGCACGACCATCGAGTGGTACGACTTCTTCCTCTACGGCTCGGCCGCGGCACTGGTCTTCAACAAGCTGTTCTTCCCCGGCAGCGATCCCCTGACCGGCACCCTGCTGTCGTTCGCCACGTATGCGATCGGGTTCCTCGCCCGGCCGCTGGGCGGACTGGTGTTCGGTCACTTCGGCGACCGCGTCGGGCGCAAGAAGCTGCTGGTATTCAGCCTGCTGCTGATGGGCGGCTCGACGTGCGCGATGGGCCTGCTGCCCACCTACGCCACGGTCGGCGTGGCGGCTCCGCTGCTGCTCACCGCGCTGCGCCTGATCCAGGGGTTCGCGCTCGGCGGAGAGTGGGGCGGCGCGGTGCTCATCGTGTCCGAGCACGGCGACGACCGGCGCCGCGGGTTCTGGGCGTCCTGGCCGCAGTGCGGTGCGCCGGGCGGGAACCTGCTGGCCACGGCCGTCCTCGCGGTGCTCGCCGCGGTGCAGTCCGACGCCACCTTCACCGCGTGGGGCTGGCGCATCCCGTTCCTGCTCTCCGGCGTGCTGGTGGTCATCGGTCTGTGGATCCGGCTCACGGTGACCGAGTCGCCGGTGTTCCTGGCGGCGCAGGAGAAGGCCCGGCAGCGCGGCGAGCAGCACCGCGCGCCCGCGCTGGAGGTCTTCCGCGATGCGTGGCGCCGCGTGCTGATCACGATCGGCGCCCGCATGGCCGAGAACGTGTCCTACTACGTGCTGACCGCGTTCATCCTGGTCTACGTCACCGGGCCGCTCGGGCTGAGCAAGTCGGCCGGCCTGAACGCGGTGCTCATCGGCTCGGCGATCCACTTCGTGACCATCCCGCTGTGGGGCGCGCTGTCCGACCGCATCGGCCGTCGCCCGGTGTACCTGTTCGGCACGGTCGCGATGGCCGGCTGGGCGTTCGCGTTCTTCGCGCTGATGGACACCCGCTCGCCCGCGATGATCGTGCTGGCCGCGACGATCGGCCTCGTGCTGCACGGGGCCATGTACGGGCCGCAGGCGGCGTTCTTCGCCGAGCAGTTCCCCACACGCGTCCGCTACACCGGCCTGTCGGTCGGCGGTCAGCTGTCCTCGATCGCCGCCGGTGCGCTGGCGCCGATCGTCGCGGTCGCGCTGTTCAAGGAGTTCGGCGGGACGTCGGCGGTGTCGCTCTACGTCGTGGCGATGTGCGTGATCACGCTGATCGCCGTGAGCAGCGCGAAGGAGACCGCGGGCACCTCGCTGCGCGACGAGGAGCCCGCGGCCGCCGCGGAACCGGCCACGCGATGA
- a CDS encoding metal-dependent hydrolase family protein, with product MNGFAIRAARVFDGERALGDPPVLVRDGRIEAVGGPVPAGRPVVEHPGTLLPGLFDMHTHLGGNGTFGALDRLAGYTEDELDGVIGTALRKQLAAGVTTVRDLGDRRYATLRWRGRPGLPTILAAGPPITTAGGHCWNMGGEVRGEAEIRAAVAERAERGVDVVKVMASGGGMTPGTDIMGCQFTLAELRLIVDESHRAGLPVTAHAHGLPAVEQAVRAGVDGIEHCSCLTPDGIRMSDELAAEIADRGITVCPTLGAIGEMTPPPAIQEFLERTGSTIRHRIGQVARLARAGVTIVSGADSGISPGKPHGMVASSVEWLVDGGISTEAALASATSVAADVTELGERKGRIRPGFDADLLLVDGDPLTDITALARPAKVWLAGTAV from the coding sequence ATGAACGGCTTCGCGATTCGCGCCGCCCGCGTCTTCGACGGCGAGCGCGCGCTCGGCGACCCACCGGTGCTCGTGCGGGACGGCCGGATCGAAGCGGTCGGCGGCCCGGTGCCCGCCGGCCGGCCGGTGGTGGAGCACCCCGGCACGCTGCTGCCCGGGCTGTTCGACATGCACACCCACCTCGGCGGCAACGGCACCTTCGGCGCGCTGGACCGCCTCGCCGGCTACACGGAGGACGAGCTCGACGGGGTCATCGGGACCGCGCTCCGGAAACAGCTCGCCGCGGGCGTCACCACCGTCCGCGACCTCGGCGATCGCCGCTACGCCACCCTGCGCTGGCGCGGTCGCCCCGGTCTGCCCACGATCCTCGCCGCGGGGCCGCCGATCACCACTGCCGGCGGGCACTGCTGGAACATGGGCGGCGAGGTGCGCGGCGAGGCGGAGATCCGGGCCGCCGTCGCGGAGCGGGCCGAGCGCGGCGTGGACGTCGTGAAGGTCATGGCCAGCGGCGGCGGCATGACACCCGGCACCGACATCATGGGGTGCCAGTTCACCCTCGCCGAGCTGCGACTCATCGTCGACGAGTCGCACCGGGCCGGGCTGCCGGTGACCGCGCACGCCCACGGGCTCCCCGCGGTCGAGCAGGCCGTGCGCGCCGGGGTGGACGGCATCGAGCACTGCAGCTGCCTCACGCCCGACGGCATCCGGATGAGCGACGAACTGGCCGCCGAGATCGCGGACCGCGGGATCACGGTGTGCCCGACGCTCGGCGCGATCGGCGAGATGACGCCGCCACCGGCGATCCAGGAGTTCCTGGAACGGACGGGCTCGACGATCCGACACCGGATCGGTCAGGTGGCGCGGCTCGCGCGGGCGGGGGTCACGATCGTTTCCGGCGCCGACTCGGGGATCTCACCGGGCAAGCCGCACGGCATGGTCGCCAGTTCCGTCGAATGGCTCGTCGACGGCGGCATCAGCACCGAAGCGGCACTGGCATCGGCGACCTCCGTGGCCGCGGACGTCACCGAACTGGGCGAGCGCAAGGGCCGCATCCGCCCCGGCTTCGATGCCGACCTGCTGCTCGTGGACGGCGACCCGCTGACCGACATCACGGCACTGGCACGCCCGGCGAAGGTGTGGCTGGCCGGGACCGCTGTGTGA